The Candidatus Binatia bacterium genome segment GCGCGCAATCCAGAACGACCGCCCCTCCAGGCTGATCGACGGCAACACGAACCGCACCGCCACCGCGGCAATCACAAACGCCGCCAGGGCAAGATTCAGAAAGGCGATAACGTTCTTGAAGTAAAAGGTCACCACCGCCCCGCTCGGCAACGGCAGGACGCTGAAGTTGTAAACGTACACGACCACCAGCGCGAGCAAGAGAATGAGCTGCGACCACTGACCGGTGTCGCGAAAGAAGGTCTTGACCTCCTTGACGACCAGCAACCTCGTCTGCGCCGCGAACGGCAGCGTCAGCAGACCCAATGCCCGTTCCCACCCGGCACGCCGCGTGAAACCGACCCGCCGCCCCTCCTGAGCCTTGCTCAGACCGGGCAGAAACAGACGGCGCAGCGCCGCCTCGCACAGCACGACGAACGCCGCCGCCGTACTCGCCAGGAGAAGGAAATGAAACCCCGGGCTACCCTCCCGCCCGGTCAACACCGGGTGCAGGATCTCCGCCACCCAGGTGCTGGGCAACAACGGCGACGACGGCGTTTGCATCGCCGCCAGGAACTGTACGAAATCCGCGAACGCCTCCGGATTCACCAACCGCTCGGGCTGCAGCATCCGCAACAGCAGGTAGACGACCGCAATTGCCACCACCGACAACAGTACCAGCACATCCCGTGTCCGCCGCGCCGGGAAGACGTTGACGAGCACCGCCGTGCACGTCACCCCCACGGCCGCCGGTATGATCAGAAAGGGCGGCAGCACGGCAGCCGCCAGCAGATAGAACGCCGGCCCCGCACCGTGCGCAATGCCGTAGGCGAGAAATGCCGGCACCGCGAACATCACCACCATCCACGACGACTCGATGATCGTGTCGCCGAAGCGCCCGGCAAACAACAACGCTCCCGACACCGGCGCCGCCACCAGCCGCTCCAGATCTCGCGACAGGAAGAAAGTCGATAGCGCGGTCACGATGTTCGAAAACAGCAGAATCGAAAAAAAGGTCAGTAACACCATCCCGAGGAGTCTATAGGTAAGGATCGGACCGAACTCCGGAACGCTCAGGAAGTACCGCAGCGCGCGGTAGAAGAAGACAAACACGCCCACCCAGAACGCCGCCCCCAGCATTCCGAGCAAACCGACCAGCAGCCGCCCACGCCGGTCCAGCCGCCGCAGCCGATTGCGCGCCGCACGAAACCGCGGCGACAGCAGCAGCCCAAACTTACCGGCGGCACCGGCGGCCAGGACCGCTGCGCGCTGCGCGCTCCCCGTTTCCTGCTCCATAAAGCCTGCCGCGCCCGCACCTTCCTCAGGCGTTCAGCGCGGCAAGGCGGTCGGCAACGTCCTCGCCGCCCGTCAACCGCAGGAATATCGCCTCCAATCGTGCGTCGGCGTGGCTGCCGGCGAGCCGGCGCAACTCTTCGACGGTACCCACGGCTATCAGGCGGCCCTGGTTGACGATGCCGATCCGGTCGCAGGTTTCCTCCGCGACCCCGAGGCTGTGCGTCGACATGAACACCGTGACACCCTCGCGCGCCAGCTCGGCAAACGTGCGCTGCAGCAACCGCGCCCCTCGCGGATCGAGTCCGACCATCGGCTCGTCGACAATCAGCAACCGCGGCGCGTGCACCAGCGCCGCCGCCATCACCAGCCGTTGCTTCATTCCGTGCGAGTAGCTCTCGACCAGCTCGTCGGCCCACCCGAGCAGGTCGAACATCTCCAGCAACTCCCCGCGCCGGCTCGCGATCGACGCCGCCTCGACGCCGTAAAGCCCGGCGACGAAGTCCAGAAACTCGGCTCCCGTCAGCTTTTCGTAGACGTGCGGCCGATCGGGCACGAAGCCGCAGAGCTGCTTCGCCGCCACGGGATCGACCGCAAGATCGTAGCCGCCCAGCCGCACGGCACCGCGGGTCGGCCGCAGCAGACCCATCATCATGCGAATCGTCGTCGTCTTCCCGGCGCCGTTCGGCCCGAGGAACCCGAACACCTCCCCCGGCGCCACCGTCAGGTTAAGATCGTCGACCGCCACCGTTCGGCCGTAACACTTCGTCAGTCCCACGAGCTCGATCATGCACTTGAATCCTGTCGCGCGTTCCGGGCCGTTGCAAGTAACACCGGCCTCAACCTCCCCAAACGAAACCTGTACATACCGACAACAAACGCGACGTTCGTTTCACAGATGAACGCCGATACAGCCGAAGGGATCAGTCTACCGGAGTCGCACGCCGCATGGCACCTGCGACGTGTCAACTCGGCGGCGCCAGGAGCGTCACGATGGTGCACCGTCCGACCGCAAGCTCGCCATACCGGGCGACCGGGCGGCACCGCGCCTTCGGCATGATACCTGCTGCGGAGACTGACCGGGAGCGTCCCCGCAGTGCATAGGGATGACCGTAACGTATGCCGTGGCCGCACGATCCGTACTCTTTGCCCCTGTTAGCGACCGCGGCAATCTCGGCCACCGTAGGTGTGTTCGTCTGGCAACGGCGGCCGGCCAACGGCGCCGGCACGCTGGCCGTGCTGATGGCCGCCGTGACGACCTGGTCGCTGGCGTATGCGATGGAAATCGCCAGCCCCACGCTCGCGGGAAAGCTGTTCTGGGCGAGATGGCAGTATCCGGGCATCGTCGTCATTCCGGTGGCGTGGTTGGCCTTTGCCGTTCAGTTCGCCGGCCACGGGGCCTGGTTGTCCTGGCCGGTGCTGGCCGTGCTGCTGATCGAACCCGTGGCCATGCTCGTGGCGGTTTACGCGGGCGACGTACCCGGCCCGATCTACCGCGCCGCCAGGCTGGTCGAGGCCGCAGGCTTCAGCGTGCTCCAGAGCAGCAAAGGGCCGGCTTTCTGGGCCAACGCGATTTTCGCCTACGTACTGCTGTTCCTCGGCACGGCGGCGTTTGTACCCATGCTGCTCAAGGCCCGCAGCATCTACCGCGGCCAGGCCGTCGTCCTGACAATCGCCGCGGCAATGCCGTGGATTGCGAACTTCCTGCACCTCAGCGGGGTCAGCCCGACCATCGACCCGACGCCGTTCGCGTTCACCATCACCGGCGGCGCGATGGCGTGGGCCATCGTCCATTTCCAGCTCCTCGATCTGGCGCCGGTGGCTCGCGACACGGTCATCGAAGGCATGCAAGACGGCATACTCGTCCTCGACGCGCGCCAGCGCATCGTCGACGCCAATCCCGCCGCGTGAGTTCTCCGGGCGAACCGACGAACCGCAATGAAATCGGTCCCGACACCGT includes the following:
- a CDS encoding ABC transporter ATP-binding protein; translated protein: MIELVGLTKCYGRTVAVDDLNLTVAPGEVFGFLGPNGAGKTTTIRMMMGLLRPTRGAVRLGGYDLAVDPVAAKQLCGFVPDRPHVYEKLTGAEFLDFVAGLYGVEAASIASRRGELLEMFDLLGWADELVESYSHGMKQRLVMAAALVHAPRLLIVDEPMVGLDPRGARLLQRTFAELAREGVTVFMSTHSLGVAEETCDRIGIVNQGRLIAVGTVEELRRLAGSHADARLEAIFLRLTGGEDVADRLAALNA